The following coding sequences lie in one Drosophila sulfurigaster albostrigata strain 15112-1811.04 chromosome 2R, ASM2355843v2, whole genome shotgun sequence genomic window:
- the LOC133838085 gene encoding sulfhydryl oxidase 1 produces MIHSLRPHIVLALLLCVLCIDICVADAASPAAPAAVIEPSLYSPEDNVQILNNDTLEEHLYNSSTCNFVQFINYFCGDCRRYAHTFKQIAWRLYDWRRLLTVSVVDCAQERNVQICRDYNIRQTPTLRLFPPHFQRNEQQIGFDVDPHEPAAIYTKLAEYMAQIKYTPELPNFEPITATDNQLTLQKSVDYCNTISYIVLVYQPVGTTIGRDLIFELLRWPIVAVRQLDDQLLFTNFGLEPSAKLALIDCGGNALALQPVADTTEAYVASVTKYLQTVGHMAEPQLVTTPAPNVTKFSLDGEQAAIISTVLHGQPKVYRADLEQAIDKLLHIELPKVQVFKGENMLALQQLLKVLRLFNPLNASGKQLINRLSDFVNSIDASGELSGVAFQMQVENHERKLPKVFKSKRYVGCIASGPFLRGFTCSLWTLFHYLTVESAKSTDLPPGAVLATIHGFAKHFFGCGDCVQHFMGMAERRKLFEVKNADEQILWLWEAHNEVNERIAGDSTEDPKFPKLQYPSQELCEKCHNPTWNRKEVLEFLKSVYDKKNLSSYGLPTPMGYD; encoded by the coding sequence ATGATACACTCATTAAGGCCGCACATCGTTTTGGccttgttgctgtgtgtgttgtgtattgATATTTGTGTAGCGGATGCTGCCTCACCTGCTGCCCCAGCTGCTGTGATTGAACCCAGCTTGTACAGTCCCGAGGATAATgtacaaatattaaacaacGATACGCTGGAAGAGCACCTCTACAATTCCAGCACTTGCAATTTTGTGCAGTTCATCAACTATTTTTGCGGCGATTGTCGTCGCTATGCGCACACATTCAAGCAAATCGCATGGCGTCTCTACGACTGGCGTCGCCTGCTCACCGTCTCTGTGGTCGATTGTGCCCAGGAGCGCAATGTGCAGATCTGTCGCGATTATAACATACGACAGACGCCAACGTTACGCCTCTTTCCACCGCACTTTCAGCGCAACGAGCAGCAAATTGGCTTCGATGTCGATCCGCATGAACCCGCCGCAATTTACACCAAGCTCGCTGAGTATATGGCgcaaattaagtatacgccggAGCTGCCCAACTTCGAACCCATCACTGCCACAGATAATCAATTGACACTGCAAAAATCTGTTGACTATTGCAATACTATATCGTATATTGTGCTTGTCTATCAACCAGTTGGCACAACAATTGGTCGAGACTTGATATTCGAGTTGCTTCGTTGGCCAATTGTTGCCGTGCGACAGCTCGACGATCAGCTGTTGTTCACCAACTTTGGTCTGGAGCCAAGCGCTAAGCTGGCTCTCATCGACTGCGGAGGCAATGCGCTGGCCTTGCAGCCAGTAGCGGATACCACGGAGGCTTATGTGGCAAGTGTGACCAAGTATTTGCAGACTGTTGGTCACATGGCGGAGCCGCAACTTGTCACAACGCCAGCGCCAAATGTGACCAAGTTTTCGCTGGACGGTGAGCAGGCAGCGATCATCTCAACTGTGCTGCATGGACAACCGAAAGTTTATCGCGCCGATCTGGAGCAGGCAATTGACAAGTTGTTGCACATTGAGTTGCCCAAGGTGCAAGTGTTTAAGGGCGAGAATATGCTGGCcttgcaacagctgctgaaGGTGTTGCGACTGTTTAATCCCTTGAATGCCAGCGGCAAACAGCTGATTAATCGTCTCTCCGACTTTGTTAACTCCATCGATGCGAGTGGCGAACTGAGCGGCGTCGCCTTCCAGATGCAAGTCGAGAATCATGAACGCAAGCTGCCCAAAGTCTTCAAGTCGAAACGTTATGTGGGCTGCATTGCATCGGGTCCTTTTCTGCGTGGTTTCACCTGCTCGCTGTGGACATTGTTTCACTATCTGACCGTGGAGTCGGCCAAGTCAACGGACTTGCCACCTGGCGCCGTCTTGGCTACCATTCATGGCTTTGCAAAGCATTTCTTTGGCTGCGGCGATTGTGTTCAGCATTTCATGGGCATGGCTGAGAGACGAAAACTCTTCGAGGTCAAAAACGCGGATGAGCAAATACTTTGGTTGTGGGAAGCGCACAACGAAGTGAATGAACGCATCGCTGGCGATTCTACCGAAGATCCCAAGTTCCCAAAGCTCCAATATCCCAGTCAGGAGCTGTGCGAGAAGTGCCACAACCCAACTTGGAATCGAAAGGAGGTTTTAGAGTTTCTGAAGAGCGTTTATGACAAGAAGAACTTGAGCAGCTACGGACTGCCAACGCCCATGGGTTATGATTGA